The sequence ACTACCTCCCTGATGAGGTGAGCCGTCCCACCATATTCAAGTTTGACATTAGCATGGTGCCGATAGTTTTCTATGCATTCACTGCAGATGAGAGTTATCCCGGACTGGCGAAAATACTCGACGAGAGAATTATTAATCCCCTGAACCGTATTGACGGTATAGGGTCGGTAATGGTAATAGGTTCTCCCCAGAGAAGGATATATGTTGAAGCCGATCCCGTGCGCCTCGATGCATACAACCTTACCATTGAGCAGATTGGTAACGCTATAAGGGCTGAGAATCTGAATATGCCGTCAGGAAACATCAGGATGGGAATGATGGATTACCAGCTCAGGGTAGAGGGGGAGATAAGTGAGAGTTATGAGCTGGAGGATCTTGTTGTCGGTCATTTTATGGGCAACTCAATATACCTCCGCGATGTCGCCCAGGTACGAGACACACTCCGGGATGTATCGATCGACTCCCGTATTACCGGGCGCCAGGGTGTGCGCATGATGGTCATGAAGCAGTCCGGCGCCAACACTGTCCGTGTTGCCAGGGATGTCAAGAGCGCCATTGAGGAGCTGCAGAGAGACCTTCCGCCTGATATTGAGGTACAGGAAATAATAGATACTTCAGTATTCATCAGTAACTCTGTAAGCAACCTGTCACGGACCATGTTGTGGGCACTATTCTTCGTTGTACTGGTGGTACTGTTCTTCCTGGGCAAATGGAGGGCTACATTCATAGTCGTGCTCACGATTCCGATATCATTGATTGTCTCTTTTATATACCTGTATGTCACCGGCGGCTCACTTAACGTGATCTCCCTTGCCTCCCTGTCAATAGCGCTGGGTATGGTAGTAGATGATGCCATCGTTGTTCTGGAGAATATATCGCGGCATGTAGAACGCGGAACCAGTCCCCGTGAGGCAGCCATATATGCCACAAACGAAGTCTGGCTTTCCGTCATAATAACCACCCTGGTCATTGTGGCAGTGTTCTTCCCGCTTACCCTGGTCGGGGGTATGACCGGTGTGCTTTTCAGACAGCTTGGATGGATCGTGACGATAACCGTAGTCACCTCAACCCTTGCCGCGATAACTCTTACCCCGATGATGGCTTCGCAGTTGCTGGAGTTGCGGAAAAAAGGCCTTGCACCGGGCCTGATCAGCCATGCGCGGATTGTAAATCCCATTATAGGTGCGATCGAAGGGTTTTATGAGAAGAGCCTGCGTGTTGCCCTGCGTAACAAAAGAAAAGTTCTGGCACTCGCTGTCATTGTGTTTGCCGGCTCACTATTCCTTCTGAATTTCATAAGTACCGAGTTTATGCCGGAGACGGATGAGAGCAGAATTAATGCTGAAGCAGAGCTGACGACAGGACTGCGTGTTGAAGAGACCATAAAGGTAGCCAGAGAACTGGAGAGGATAATCGAAGAGAGGTATCCCGAGGTTCGGCTGTATGCTGTTTCTGCAGGTTCTGATGATGAGGGAGGTATGGCAGGATTGTTCGGGCAGTCAGGTTCCAATATGATAGACCTGGTAATGCGGTTGTCGCCTGTTGATCAACGAGACCGCTCGGTATGGGAAATTGCTGATGATCTGAGGAGGCAGATGGAGCAGATACCCGAGATAGTCGAATATTCCGTGACTGCCGGGGGAGGAGGTATGGGAAGCACTACTGTCGATGTCGAGATATTCGGTTACGATTTTGAGGTTACAACCAGACTTGCCAATGAGATACACTCCAAAATAGAGGCTATTCCCGGTGCCGAGGATGTTCAGATCAGCCGTAAGGATGAGCGACCTGAGCTCCAGGTAGTTTTGGACAGGAACAAGCTTGCTGAGAACGGGCTGAACACTGCAATGGTCTCATCTGCCATCCGCAACAGGGTGGCAGGTATGACAGCCTCCATATTCAGGGAAGAGGGCGAGGAGTATGACATAATTGTAAGGTACGGTGAGGAGTTCAGAAGTTCGGTTTCAGATCTTGAAGCAATTACCATTACCAATCCGATGGGCAACAAGATAAGGCTTGCCGAGGTGGGCGAGGTGCGGGAATACTGGAACCCACCAAATATAGAAAGGAAAAGAAGGGATAGGGTGGTGACTGTTTCGGCTGTACCGTCGGGAATAGCACTGGGTGACCTTGCTTCTGAGATCAACTCTATAGTTTCCTCTACTGAGATACCACCCGGGGTGTTGGTAAATGTCGGCGGTGCCTATGAGGATATGATGGATTCATTCATGGATCTTGGCTTGCTGTTGCTGATAAGTCTCATCCTGGTGTTCCTTGTCATGGCATCCCAGTTCGAATCCTTCGTAATGCCGTTTGTGATAATGTTCTCCATTCCCTTTTCCTTTACAGGTGTTTTGCTGGCCCTGTTTTTAACCAATACCACACTCAGCGTTATCGCGGGACTTGGGGCGGTGCTTCTTATAGGGATAGTGGTCAAGAA comes from Marinilabiliales bacterium and encodes:
- a CDS encoding efflux RND transporter permease subunit; this translates as MSIYKSAVNKPITTFMIFTAVIVMGIYSLIYIPVDLYPEMEPPFISVITSYPGANASDIETNVTRPLEDAFNRVDKLKEITSVSSDNLSVIFLEFEWESDMNEASNDIRDAIDLLYDYLPDEVSRPTIFKFDISMVPIVFYAFTADESYPGLAKILDERIINPLNRIDGIGSVMVIGSPQRRIYVEADPVRLDAYNLTIEQIGNAIRAENLNMPSGNIRMGMMDYQLRVEGEISESYELEDLVVGHFMGNSIYLRDVAQVRDTLRDVSIDSRITGRQGVRMMVMKQSGANTVRVARDVKSAIEELQRDLPPDIEVQEIIDTSVFISNSVSNLSRTMLWALFFVVLVVLFFLGKWRATFIVVLTIPISLIVSFIYLYVTGGSLNVISLASLSIALGMVVDDAIVVLENISRHVERGTSPREAAIYATNEVWLSVIITTLVIVAVFFPLTLVGGMTGVLFRQLGWIVTITVVTSTLAAITLTPMMASQLLELRKKGLAPGLISHARIVNPIIGAIEGFYEKSLRVALRNKRKVLALAVIVFAGSLFLLNFISTEFMPETDESRINAEAELTTGLRVEETIKVARELERIIEERYPEVRLYAVSAGSDDEGGMAGLFGQSGSNMIDLVMRLSPVDQRDRSVWEIADDLRRQMEQIPEIVEYSVTAGGGGMGSTTVDVEIFGYDFEVTTRLANEIHSKIEAIPGAEDVQISRKDERPELQVVLDRNKLAENGLNTAMVSSAIRNRVAGMTASIFREEGEEYDIIVRYGEEFRSSVSDLEAITITNPMGNKIRLAEVGEVREYWNPPNIERKRRDRVVTVSAVPSGIALGDLASEINSIVSSTEIPPGVLVNVGGAYEDMMDSFMDLGLLLLISLILVFLVMASQFESFVMPFVIMFSIPFSFTGVLLALFLTNTTLSVIAGLGAVLLIGIVVKNGIVLIDYINLMRDRGHALNEAIAMSGRLRLRPVLMTAMTTMMAMLPLALSRGEGSEIWSPMGITLIGGLLFSTAVTLILVPVVYGIFSRRGERDKLQKIRNKFTFLNCEDK